One genomic segment of Hymenobacter psoromatis includes these proteins:
- a CDS encoding RNA methyltransferase, giving the protein MRKLTMPELNRLPVADFKATPKSPVVLVLDNVRSLHNVGAVFRTADAFALEKIYLCGVTGRPPHREITKTALGSTESVAWEYVPTTLEAAQALKAQGYQLVAVEQTTASVPLPQFRPAPGRPLALVLGNEVFGVDDEVLALCEVAVEIPQLGTKHSLNVGVAAGVVLWDVLSKLGIFS; this is encoded by the coding sequence ATGCGCAAACTCACGATGCCGGAGCTGAACCGCCTGCCGGTGGCCGATTTCAAAGCTACTCCTAAAAGCCCGGTGGTGCTGGTGCTCGACAACGTGCGCAGCCTGCACAACGTGGGGGCTGTCTTCCGCACCGCCGACGCGTTTGCGCTCGAAAAAATCTACCTCTGCGGCGTTACGGGCCGCCCGCCGCACCGCGAAATTACCAAAACTGCCCTCGGCAGCACCGAGTCGGTGGCCTGGGAATACGTCCCTACCACTCTCGAAGCCGCCCAGGCCTTGAAGGCGCAGGGCTACCAGCTGGTGGCCGTGGAGCAAACTACGGCCTCGGTGCCGCTGCCGCAGTTTCGGCCCGCGCCGGGCCGGCCGCTGGCGCTGGTGCTTGGCAATGAGGTGTTCGGGGTGGACGATGAGGTGTTGGCCCTGTGCGAGGTAGCGGTGGAGATTCCGCAGCTCGGCACCAAGCACTCGCTCAACGTGGGCGTGGCGGCGGGGGTCGTGCTGTGGGATGTGCTGAGCAAGCTTGGAATTTTCAGCTAA
- a CDS encoding M36 family metallopeptidase, whose protein sequence is MKQLVTFAGCRTLALAAALALPGVARAQTALPASALAAFATRAKAQGLSATDVADPLITDSYQDASTGLTHTYLQQRVNGLLIFNATGAIHTDATGKVVLTTQNFVAGAAAKAASPSPALTPEQAVTAAAVGLGLPRPVALQTVTEARVADGMVFNNGGISREDIPVRLLYTRVGDKLVLVWNVTIAQLDQQHHWSARVDAQTGRLVEQNDYVVSEATTFNQLGQRRLAGPMVAAPTPLAPANAPRQVLSPAAAGSLTVYPVPLESPNTGSRQVVPLSSANPTYSPYGWQASLAPSGTFPDTYSLASSGKFLTRGNNVAAYDDNSNTVSGPGNANYNSSTSSPDGGSTLNFDFPFVQTTGPRANLNAATTNLFYWNNMVHDIMMAHGFSEAAGNFQYKNATGAGAGGDPVRAEAQDGSGRNNANFGTPPDGSSGTMQMYLWDNSVNTLTITAPSAIAGSYRFGTASFGPAISKLANSNGLCGNIVPVNDGVSPDGGIHSCAPPINAAALAGNIALIQRRGCVAPASNNFTDKVKFAQQAGAIGAIIFDSDLTTTTPLSPGGTDSTVTIPVIGLSGVVGARFQAALTGGVVGVGCAKTVVGADWDGAFDNGVVSHEYGHGISNRLTGGPTNASCVIQTVTTGTGAAAVTVTTQSMGEGWSDFFGLWMTTQPGDIGSTPRYIASYLVNGTSAAGPGIRTYPYSTNLAVNPLTYGQVGTANYSETHALGEVWTSVLWDLNWQFIYKNGYAADMFAATTGGNNKMLKLVLDACKIQVCNPGFLDGRDALLRADTLTNRAANADLIWNVFARRGMGYAAVQGDRVSGTPRLTGIKEDFSLPPTTKVVALSSQQGATVSSALEAYPNPAQDRLTVRTQLASAAPMQLVMLDLLGQPVLQATAPATQMQQAGVELNTSRLAPGLYIVRVTTTEGSFTVKVTIQH, encoded by the coding sequence ATGAAGCAACTAGTTACCTTTGCGGGCTGCCGCACCCTGGCGCTGGCCGCCGCACTGGCGCTGCCCGGCGTGGCGCGGGCCCAGACGGCGCTACCGGCCAGCGCGCTGGCCGCCTTCGCCACCAGGGCGAAAGCGCAAGGCCTGAGCGCCACCGATGTGGCCGACCCGCTCATCACGGATTCGTACCAGGATGCCAGTACGGGCCTCACCCACACGTACTTGCAGCAGCGCGTCAACGGCCTGCTCATCTTCAACGCCACCGGGGCCATACACACCGACGCCACGGGCAAGGTGGTGCTGACTACTCAGAATTTCGTGGCGGGCGCGGCGGCCAAAGCAGCCAGCCCGAGTCCCGCCCTCACGCCCGAGCAGGCCGTGACGGCCGCCGCCGTAGGTCTGGGCCTACCCCGCCCCGTGGCCCTGCAAACCGTAACCGAGGCGCGCGTGGCCGATGGGATGGTGTTCAACAACGGCGGCATCTCGCGCGAGGACATTCCGGTGCGCCTGCTATATACTCGCGTGGGGGATAAGCTGGTGCTGGTCTGGAACGTGACCATCGCCCAGCTCGACCAGCAGCACCACTGGAGCGCCCGCGTGGATGCCCAAACCGGCCGCCTGGTGGAACAAAACGACTACGTAGTGAGCGAGGCTACAACGTTCAATCAGTTGGGGCAGCGCCGGTTAGCTGGCCCAATGGTGGCGGCCCCTACCCCCCTTGCGCCGGCCAATGCCCCGCGCCAGGTGCTGAGCCCCGCCGCCGCCGGCAGCCTCACCGTGTACCCCGTGCCGCTGGAGTCGCCCAACACCGGCAGCCGGCAGGTCGTGCCGCTGAGCAGTGCCAACCCCACCTACTCGCCCTACGGCTGGCAGGCGAGCCTGGCCCCAAGCGGTACTTTTCCCGATACCTACTCGCTGGCCTCGAGCGGCAAGTTTTTGACGCGCGGCAACAACGTGGCCGCCTACGACGACAACAGTAATACTGTCAGCGGCCCCGGCAACGCGAACTATAACTCCTCGACCAGCTCGCCCGATGGCGGCTCGACGCTGAACTTCGACTTCCCCTTCGTGCAGACCACCGGCCCGCGTGCCAACCTCAACGCCGCCACTACTAACCTGTTTTATTGGAACAACATGGTGCACGACATCATGATGGCGCACGGCTTTAGTGAGGCGGCGGGCAACTTTCAGTATAAAAACGCCACCGGCGCGGGCGCGGGCGGCGACCCCGTGCGGGCCGAGGCGCAGGATGGCAGCGGGCGCAACAATGCCAACTTCGGCACGCCGCCCGATGGCAGCAGCGGCACCATGCAGATGTATTTGTGGGACAATTCGGTTAATACGCTTACCATTACGGCTCCGAGTGCCATCGCGGGCTCCTACCGATTTGGTACGGCGTCCTTTGGGCCGGCCATCTCGAAGCTGGCCAATTCCAATGGCCTGTGTGGCAACATCGTACCCGTCAACGACGGGGTGTCGCCCGATGGGGGCATCCACTCCTGCGCGCCACCCATAAACGCGGCGGCGCTGGCCGGCAACATCGCCCTGATTCAGCGCCGGGGCTGCGTAGCTCCCGCCTCCAACAACTTCACTGATAAAGTGAAATTTGCGCAGCAGGCCGGGGCCATCGGGGCCATCATCTTCGACTCCGACCTGACCACGACCACGCCCCTTTCGCCGGGCGGCACCGATTCTACCGTGACTATTCCGGTTATCGGGCTGAGCGGGGTAGTGGGGGCTCGGTTTCAGGCGGCCCTCACGGGCGGGGTAGTGGGGGTAGGCTGCGCCAAAACGGTAGTAGGAGCCGACTGGGACGGCGCGTTCGACAACGGGGTAGTAAGCCACGAGTATGGCCACGGCATCAGCAACCGCCTCACCGGCGGCCCCACTAACGCCAGCTGCGTCATTCAGACCGTGACGACCGGCACTGGGGCCGCCGCCGTTACCGTTACCACCCAGTCAATGGGCGAGGGCTGGAGCGACTTTTTTGGCCTCTGGATGACTACCCAGCCTGGCGATATTGGCAGCACCCCGCGCTATATCGCTAGCTATTTGGTCAATGGCACCTCGGCGGCGGGCCCCGGCATCCGTACCTACCCGTACTCTACTAATTTGGCTGTCAACCCCTTAACCTACGGCCAGGTAGGCACCGCAAACTACAGCGAAACCCACGCGCTGGGCGAAGTCTGGACCTCGGTGCTCTGGGATTTGAACTGGCAGTTCATCTACAAAAATGGCTACGCCGCCGACATGTTTGCCGCCACTACGGGGGGTAATAACAAGATGCTCAAGCTGGTGCTCGATGCCTGCAAGATTCAGGTCTGCAACCCCGGCTTTCTGGATGGCCGCGATGCCTTGCTGCGGGCCGACACGCTCACCAACCGCGCCGCCAACGCCGACCTCATCTGGAACGTGTTTGCCCGCCGCGGCATGGGCTACGCCGCCGTGCAGGGCGACCGCGTGAGCGGCACGCCCCGCCTCACCGGCATTAAGGAGGATTTTTCCCTACCCCCCACGACCAAGGTAGTGGCCCTTTCCAGCCAGCAGGGGGCCACTGTCAGCAGCGCCCTCGAAGCCTACCCCAACCCCGCCCAGGACCGGCTCACGGTGCGCACGCAACTAGCCAGCGCCGCCCCCATGCAGCTAGTGATGCTCGACCTGCTGGGCCAGCCCGTGCTGCAAGCCACCGCCCCCGCCACCCAAATGCAACAGGCTGGTGTTGAGCTGAATACTAGTCGATTAGCCCCCGGCCTCTACATAGTGCGCGTGACCACAACCGAAGGTAGCTTCACAGTCAAGGTCACCATTCAGCACTAA
- a CDS encoding TetR/AcrR family transcriptional regulator yields the protein MARPKAFDEEAALQKALDTFWLRGYAATSMQELVERMGINRFSLYATFGDKHQLYVRTLRHYQQQNSQRLLALAIANAGQPAPVRVRQMLELMLLPDPASPAPNCCFLVNATTERLPHDADIAALVRQNQQFLETLLTEILAQGQVRGETGRAATPLAQAQLLISVLNGMRIMAQANPDSQVLRNVVETVLLGLAAG from the coding sequence ATGGCTCGTCCGAAAGCATTTGACGAAGAAGCCGCGCTGCAAAAGGCCCTCGATACGTTCTGGCTCCGGGGCTACGCCGCCACGTCGATGCAGGAGCTGGTCGAGCGCATGGGCATCAACCGGTTCAGCCTATACGCCACCTTTGGCGACAAACACCAGCTCTACGTGCGGACGTTGCGTCACTACCAGCAGCAGAACAGCCAGCGCCTGCTGGCGCTGGCGATAGCCAACGCCGGCCAGCCCGCCCCGGTGCGTGTCCGGCAGATGCTGGAGCTGATGCTCCTCCCCGACCCGGCCAGCCCCGCGCCCAACTGCTGCTTTCTGGTGAACGCCACCACCGAGCGCCTGCCCCACGATGCCGACATCGCCGCCCTGGTTCGCCAAAATCAGCAGTTTCTGGAAACGCTGCTGACGGAAATACTGGCCCAGGGCCAAGTCCGCGGCGAAACCGGCCGCGCGGCTACGCCCCTGGCCCAGGCCCAGCTGCTCATTAGCGTCCTGAACGGGATGCGGATAATGGCCCAGGCCAACCCCGACTCCCAGGTGCTGCGCAACGTGGTGGAAACCGTCCTGCTGGGGCTGGCGGCGGGGTAG
- a CDS encoding YajQ family cyclic di-GMP-binding protein, with protein sequence MPSFDIVSKVDPQTLENAINTAKKELATRYDLRDTKGGMELDKKGNTILLSSENSMRIKALEDILLTRIVKQGIDGTALDFTAEEQPSGALIKKTVKVRAGVDKDAGRKIIKAIKDSKIKVEAQMQDDQIRISAKKIDDLQAVIALLRHTDNGQPLQFVNMKS encoded by the coding sequence ATGCCTTCCTTCGACATCGTGAGCAAAGTAGACCCCCAAACGCTGGAAAACGCCATCAACACCGCCAAAAAGGAGTTGGCGACGCGCTACGACCTGCGCGATACCAAGGGCGGCATGGAACTGGATAAAAAAGGGAATACTATCCTGCTCAGTTCCGAGAATTCGATGCGCATCAAGGCCCTCGAAGATATCCTGCTCACCCGCATTGTGAAGCAGGGCATCGATGGCACGGCTCTCGACTTCACGGCCGAGGAGCAGCCCAGCGGCGCGCTCATCAAAAAAACGGTGAAGGTGCGCGCCGGGGTAGATAAAGACGCGGGTCGCAAAATTATCAAAGCCATTAAGGACAGCAAAATTAAGGTAGAGGCCCAGATGCAGGACGACCAGATTCGGATATCGGCCAAGAAGATAGATGACTTGCAGGCCGTTATAGCCCTGTTGCGCCACACCGATAATGGCCAGCCGCTGCAATTCGTGAACATGAAAAGCTAG
- the msrA gene encoding peptide-methionine (S)-S-oxide reductase MsrA translates to MMTTFLTAACGLGLLALTACGSEQPAQAKTLDGGNGGDPPASTAGFAPKNLTGLAQATFAGGCFWAQEEAFEQIKGVKQVVSGYAGGTVPNPTYEDVCGQQTGHTETVNIYYDPKVISYQNLVDIFLTASHNPTELNRQGPDSGPEYRSAIFYRTPEEKKIVEQTIAKVNASKEYDSKIVTQVAPFSKFWDAEAYHQGYFRLHPDNPYIMAVSAHKVERVRTLFPKDLKANLPNL, encoded by the coding sequence ATGATGACTACGTTCTTAACGGCTGCTTGCGGCCTCGGCCTGTTGGCCCTCACGGCCTGCGGCTCCGAACAGCCGGCCCAGGCCAAAACCCTCGACGGCGGCAATGGCGGCGACCCGCCGGCCTCGACGGCGGGCTTCGCGCCCAAAAACCTAACCGGGCTGGCGCAGGCGACTTTCGCGGGCGGCTGCTTCTGGGCGCAGGAAGAGGCGTTTGAGCAAATCAAGGGGGTGAAGCAAGTGGTGAGCGGCTACGCCGGCGGCACCGTGCCCAACCCGACGTACGAGGATGTGTGCGGCCAGCAGACCGGCCACACTGAGACGGTCAATATCTACTACGACCCCAAGGTGATAAGCTACCAGAACCTGGTAGACATCTTTCTCACGGCCAGCCACAACCCTACCGAGCTAAACCGCCAGGGCCCGGACTCCGGCCCCGAGTACCGCTCGGCCATCTTTTACCGCACGCCGGAGGAGAAGAAAATTGTGGAGCAGACTATCGCTAAGGTCAATGCTTCGAAGGAATATGACAGCAAAATCGTGACGCAGGTGGCTCCATTTAGCAAGTTCTGGGATGCCGAAGCCTACCACCAGGGCTATTTCCGCCTGCACCCCGATAACCCGTACATTATGGCGGTATCGGCCCACAAAGTGGAGCGCGTGCGCACGCTGTTTCCGAAGGACTTGAAGGCGAATCTGCCTAATTTATAA
- a CDS encoding SDR family oxidoreductase, giving the protein MNRLQHKVAVVTGANSGIGYATAQEFIAEGAQVVITGRNEAAVQEAVAALGDQARGVVSDAGQMADVHRLADQVRALHPRIDVLFVNAGVGVFMPIGQVDEAQFDQQFNINVKGLYFTVQALLPLLNDGGSIILNSSTAASSGMANMSVYSATKAAVVSLARTLSADLLERRIRVNAISPGPIETPAYGKLGLSPEDIQSYAQMVPLKRLGQPEEIAKIATFFASDDSSFVLGEELIAGGGVGRL; this is encoded by the coding sequence ATGAATCGTTTGCAGCATAAAGTGGCCGTAGTGACCGGGGCCAACAGTGGCATTGGCTACGCCACGGCCCAGGAATTTATCGCCGAAGGCGCGCAGGTCGTCATCACCGGCCGCAACGAGGCCGCCGTGCAGGAAGCCGTGGCTGCCCTGGGCGACCAGGCCCGCGGCGTGGTGTCGGACGCCGGCCAGATGGCCGACGTGCACCGGCTCGCCGACCAGGTGCGCGCCCTGCACCCGCGCATCGACGTGCTGTTCGTGAATGCCGGGGTGGGGGTTTTTATGCCCATCGGGCAGGTAGACGAAGCCCAGTTTGACCAGCAGTTCAACATCAATGTGAAGGGCCTCTATTTCACCGTGCAGGCGCTATTGCCGCTGCTCAACGACGGCGGCTCGATTATCCTCAATTCTTCGACCGCCGCCAGCAGCGGCATGGCCAACATGTCAGTTTACTCGGCCACCAAAGCGGCCGTGGTGTCGCTGGCCCGCACGCTCTCAGCCGACCTGCTGGAGCGTCGCATCCGAGTCAACGCTATCAGCCCCGGCCCGATTGAGACCCCCGCTTACGGCAAGCTCGGGCTGTCGCCCGAAGACATCCAATCGTATGCCCAGATGGTGCCGCTGAAGCGTCTGGGCCAGCCGGAGGAAATCGCCAAAATTGCCACGTTCTTCGCCTCCGACGACTCGTCATTCGTGCTCGGCGAGGAGTTGATTGCCGGCGGCGGCGTGGGCCGGCTGTAA
- a CDS encoding NYN domain-containing protein, translating to MNQMNSPLIRVGVFYDGNYFLKISDYYYFQHERKARISLEGLHEFVRHQVAEEEDVDVRLAQITTSHFFRGRLSATEARDKDRLFHDRLLDDILMNLGVCTHYMPLKTRDGRLQEKGIDVWLSLEALEMALHKTLDVVVLIAGDSDYVPLIRKLNTVGTRVMLLNWDFKYEDFKGETRVTRASQHLLEQATYPVAMHSVIDRGLQEQDEVVENMFVTQSEPAAFATLPTPAANGHAAPAASAAAAASLPRSAVRPTGPTAAGPVGTIGMSTIKNLKNGFGFVIMPPNNLFFSYADLSEGDFNDLREGDWVEFTVGRNHRDEDCARNVRKVAAPNLTGDEDGDYEPSTVSQPIGAVL from the coding sequence ATGAACCAGATGAATAGTCCGCTCATCCGGGTCGGCGTTTTCTACGACGGCAATTATTTTTTAAAAATCAGTGATTATTACTATTTTCAGCACGAGCGCAAAGCCCGTATCAGCCTCGAAGGTCTACACGAATTTGTCCGGCACCAGGTAGCGGAGGAGGAAGATGTTGACGTGCGCCTGGCGCAGATTACGACCTCCCACTTCTTCCGGGGCCGGCTATCGGCCACTGAGGCCCGCGACAAAGACCGGCTTTTTCATGACCGCCTGCTCGACGATATCCTGATGAACCTGGGCGTGTGCACGCACTACATGCCCCTCAAAACCCGCGACGGCCGCTTGCAGGAAAAAGGCATCGACGTGTGGCTCAGCCTCGAAGCCCTGGAAATGGCGCTCCATAAAACGCTCGACGTGGTAGTGCTCATCGCCGGCGATTCTGACTACGTGCCCCTCATCCGCAAGCTCAACACGGTGGGCACCCGCGTGATGCTGCTCAATTGGGACTTCAAGTACGAAGATTTTAAGGGCGAAACCCGCGTGACGCGCGCTTCGCAGCACCTGCTGGAACAGGCAACCTACCCGGTGGCCATGCATTCTGTTATTGACCGCGGCTTGCAGGAGCAAGATGAGGTGGTGGAGAATATGTTCGTGACGCAGAGCGAGCCGGCCGCCTTTGCCACCCTGCCTACCCCCGCCGCCAACGGCCACGCGGCCCCGGCGGCCTCCGCCGCTGCCGCGGCCAGCCTGCCCCGCAGCGCAGTGCGTCCGACCGGCCCTACGGCAGCCGGCCCGGTGGGCACGATTGGCATGAGCACTATTAAAAATCTGAAGAATGGCTTCGGTTTCGTAATAATGCCTCCTAACAACCTGTTTTTCAGCTATGCCGACTTATCGGAAGGCGACTTCAACGACCTGCGCGAGGGCGATTGGGTGGAGTTTACGGTGGGCCGCAACCACCGCGACGAAGACTGCGCCCGCAATGTGCGCAAAGTAGCCGCCCCCAACCTAACCGGCGATGAAGACGGCGACTATGAGCCCAGCACGGTGAGCCAGCCCATCGGCGCAGTACTTTAA
- a CDS encoding PaaI family thioesterase — MTLPDWPVLVAHYNHINHYGQANGMVLTVPTPGHAEYRMTIQEAHLSSPGTAHGGVLAGLMDAVLGAAALTQAFPAGELVSTIEFKINYLRPVLLGDELHAVARVEHEGKSTVVVSGTIYRAHAEATQAVAQGLGTFNRYPATKRELGIRNEE, encoded by the coding sequence ATGACTCTCCCCGACTGGCCCGTTCTGGTGGCCCACTACAACCACATTAACCACTACGGCCAGGCCAATGGCATGGTATTGACCGTGCCTACCCCCGGCCACGCCGAGTACCGCATGACTATTCAGGAAGCGCATCTCTCCTCGCCGGGCACGGCTCATGGGGGCGTGCTCGCCGGCCTCATGGACGCAGTACTGGGCGCGGCGGCCCTCACACAGGCCTTCCCGGCGGGCGAACTAGTTTCGACTATCGAGTTTAAAATCAATTACCTGCGGCCAGTGCTGCTCGGCGATGAGCTGCACGCCGTGGCACGGGTCGAGCACGAGGGTAAGTCCACGGTAGTGGTGAGCGGCACCATCTACCGGGCCCACGCCGAGGCCACCCAAGCTGTAGCGCAGGGCCTGGGTACTTTCAATCGCTACCCGGCCACTAAAAGGGAATTGGGAATTAGGAATGAAGAATGA
- the mutS gene encoding DNA mismatch repair protein MutS encodes MKQYYQLKQQYPGAVLLFRVGDFYETFGEDAVTAARILDITLTKRGAGSISEVALAGFPHHSLDTYLPKLVRAGQRVAICDQLEDPKQAKGLVKRGITELVTPGVSLHDNTLERRQNNYLAAVHFGKTEAGISFLDISTGEFLAAQGTIDYLGKLLQNFRPAEVLFCKRSRAEFETHFGPDFCTFALDEWVFGTDYAHDTLTRHFRTTSLKGFGVDNLKEGVIAAGCVLHYLAETKHADLQHIASLGRLEEDKYVWLDRFTVRNLELVQAQHPGGVPLIDILDQTLTPMGARLLRKWVVLPLKEVSQIQRRLDTVAALVADPELLEEAQTHLRAITDLERLISKVAVRRVNPRELLQLARALESIAPLREKLAASGVRALEKLAEQLNPCTTLRTEIQAKIRPDAPLLTNQGHVIQDGVDAELDELRALAFSGKDYLLKLQQREQGKTGISSLKVAYNKVFGYYLEVSNAHKDKVPPQWIRKQTLVNAERYVTEELKTYEEKILNAEEQLFVIESRIYQEVTLAALDFVSQVQQNARAIGVLDCLGSFAATARQHRYARPVVNDGPTLDITGGRHPVIERQLPPGESYIPNDLCLSQDDQQIVVITGPNMAGKSALLRQTALIVLLAQIGSFVPAEAATIGIIDKIFTRVGASDNLSKGESTFMVEMTETASILNNLSERSLVLMDEIGRGTSTYDGISIAWAIVEHLHNNPKARAKTLFATHYHELNQLADDCPRVRNYHVAVQEADGRVLFLRKLRPGGSEHSFGIHVARLAGMPPTVVVRANEIMHHLEQERASAGLVDADDPTTPTEFDDVLAGLDAANQQLTRNQEPGIPKPRATAAVGTAPKVQLSMFEPSDPALERLRELLAGLDINTLTPIEALLKLQELKGLAAG; translated from the coding sequence ATGAAGCAGTACTACCAGCTCAAGCAGCAGTATCCGGGGGCGGTGCTGCTGTTTCGGGTGGGCGACTTCTACGAAACCTTCGGCGAAGATGCCGTGACGGCGGCGCGCATCCTCGATATTACGCTCACCAAGCGCGGGGCGGGTAGCATCTCGGAAGTGGCGCTGGCCGGCTTCCCGCACCACTCCCTCGACACGTATTTGCCCAAGCTGGTGCGCGCCGGCCAGCGCGTGGCCATCTGCGACCAGCTCGAAGACCCCAAGCAGGCCAAGGGCTTGGTGAAGAGAGGGATAACCGAGCTGGTAACGCCCGGCGTGAGCCTGCACGACAACACCCTGGAGCGCCGCCAGAACAACTACCTGGCCGCCGTGCACTTCGGCAAAACGGAGGCCGGCATCTCGTTTCTGGACATCAGCACCGGCGAGTTTTTGGCCGCGCAGGGCACCATCGATTACCTCGGCAAGCTGCTGCAAAACTTCCGGCCCGCCGAGGTGCTGTTTTGCAAACGCAGCCGGGCCGAGTTTGAAACTCATTTTGGCCCCGATTTCTGCACCTTCGCGCTCGATGAGTGGGTGTTCGGCACCGATTATGCCCACGACACGCTCACGCGGCACTTCCGCACCACCTCGCTCAAGGGTTTCGGAGTCGATAATCTCAAGGAAGGCGTCATCGCGGCCGGCTGCGTGCTGCACTACCTGGCCGAGACTAAACACGCTGACCTGCAACATATTGCCAGCCTGGGTCGGCTAGAGGAAGACAAATACGTGTGGCTCGACCGCTTCACGGTGCGCAACCTGGAGCTGGTGCAGGCGCAGCACCCCGGCGGCGTGCCCTTGATTGACATCCTCGACCAGACCCTGACGCCGATGGGCGCGCGCCTGCTGCGCAAGTGGGTAGTGCTGCCCCTGAAGGAAGTGAGCCAGATTCAGCGTCGGCTCGACACCGTGGCTGCCCTCGTGGCCGACCCCGAGCTGCTGGAAGAAGCGCAAACCCACCTGCGCGCCATCACTGATTTAGAGCGCCTTATCTCGAAGGTAGCGGTGCGCCGCGTGAATCCCCGCGAGCTGTTGCAGCTGGCGCGGGCGCTGGAAAGCATCGCGCCGCTGCGCGAGAAGCTGGCCGCTTCGGGCGTGCGCGCCCTCGAAAAGCTGGCCGAGCAGCTCAACCCTTGCACCACGCTACGCACCGAGATTCAGGCTAAAATCCGGCCCGACGCGCCGCTGCTCACCAACCAGGGCCACGTTATTCAGGACGGGGTAGATGCGGAGCTGGACGAACTGCGGGCGCTGGCATTTTCGGGCAAGGACTACCTTCTCAAATTGCAGCAGCGCGAGCAGGGCAAGACGGGTATCTCGTCCCTGAAAGTAGCTTATAATAAGGTGTTTGGCTACTACCTCGAAGTCAGCAACGCGCACAAGGACAAGGTGCCGCCGCAGTGGATTCGGAAGCAAACGCTGGTGAACGCTGAGCGCTACGTGACGGAGGAGCTAAAGACTTATGAGGAGAAAATCCTGAACGCGGAGGAGCAATTATTCGTCATCGAGAGCCGCATTTACCAGGAGGTGACGCTGGCGGCGCTCGATTTTGTGAGCCAGGTGCAGCAAAACGCCCGCGCCATCGGGGTGTTGGACTGCCTGGGCTCGTTCGCGGCTACGGCGCGGCAGCACCGCTACGCCCGGCCGGTAGTGAACGACGGCCCTACCCTCGACATTACCGGCGGGCGGCACCCAGTGATTGAGCGGCAGCTGCCGCCAGGGGAAAGCTACATTCCTAATGACTTGTGTCTGAGCCAGGACGACCAGCAAATAGTGGTGATAACCGGCCCGAACATGGCCGGCAAGTCGGCCCTGCTGCGCCAAACGGCATTAATCGTTTTGCTGGCGCAAATCGGCTCGTTCGTGCCGGCCGAGGCGGCCACGATTGGCATTATTGACAAGATTTTTACCCGCGTGGGGGCTTCGGACAATCTGAGCAAGGGCGAGAGCACCTTTATGGTGGAGATGACCGAAACGGCTTCCATTCTGAACAATCTTTCGGAACGCAGCCTGGTTTTAATGGATGAAATCGGGCGCGGCACCAGCACCTACGATGGTATCAGCATCGCCTGGGCCATCGTGGAGCATTTGCATAATAACCCCAAGGCGCGGGCTAAAACGCTGTTTGCTACCCACTACCACGAGCTGAACCAGCTGGCCGACGACTGCCCCCGCGTGCGCAACTACCACGTGGCCGTGCAGGAGGCCGACGGCCGGGTGCTGTTTCTGCGCAAGCTGCGGCCGGGTGGCTCCGAGCACTCGTTCGGCATCCACGTGGCGCGCCTGGCCGGCATGCCGCCCACCGTGGTGGTGCGGGCCAACGAAATTATGCACCACCTGGAGCAGGAGCGCGCCAGCGCCGGCCTGGTGGACGCCGATGACCCTACTACCCCCACCGAATTTGACGACGTGCTCGCCGGCCTGGATGCGGCCAACCAACAATTAACCAGGAACCAGGAACCAGGAATCCCGAAGCCGCGCGCCACTGCCGCCGTGGGTACCGCGCCCAAGGTGCAGCTCAGCATGTTTGAGCCGAGCGACCCGGCGTTGGAGCGACTGCGCGAGTTGCTGGCCGGACTGGATATTAATACCCTCACGCCCATTGAGGCGCTGCTGAAATTGCAGGAGCTTAAAGGGCTGGCGGCGGGGTAG